The sequence GGCGGGCGTCGAGACGGTCGGCGACCTCGCCGACTACGACGCCGCCGAACTCGCGGAACTCGCCGAGACCACCGAGTCCCGCGCGGCCGACTGGCTCGAACAGGTCTGACTGCCTGCGGCTTCAGTCGTCGTCCGCGTTCGCGGCCGGCGCCGTCCGCCCGTCCCCTCCGAGCCACGGGAGCCCCTCGAGTTCGTTCCCGACGTACTTGCCCCCGAAGGAATCGTCCGCGAGCTCGCCGTAGGCGTCGTGCTGAACGATACTCTTCATCACCTCGCTGGCCCCGCCGAGGTAGCGCCCGACACGGACGTCGCGCTGGAGACGCTCGAGGGGGTACTTGTCGGTGGTCGCGACCCCGCCGACGACCTGCATACAGGTGTCGGCGATTTCGTGGGCGAGGTCGTTGCCGTACCACTTGGCCATCGCGCTCTCCATCCGCCCCGCACCGAGTCCCTCGCGGTCCAGCACCCGTGCGGCGCGGGTGTTGAGCAGGTAGGCCGCGTCCAGGCGGGTCGCCATGTCGGCGACCTCGTGGTTGACCGCCTGGAGCCGCGAGAGCGGTCGGTCGTCGACCTCCCGCTCCATGGTGTAGTTGGCCGCGACCTCGAGGGCTCGCTGGCTGGCACCCAGACAGTAGCGGGCGACGGTGAGGTGTTCGAGGTTGAGTTCTGCGGTGATGTACGGCCACGCCGCCCCCTCCTCGCCGACGAGGTTGGCGCCGGGGACGTGGACGTTGTCGAAGCGCATCCAGGCGGCGCCGGTCCCCCGGAAGCCGTGCCAGTCGGACTGGTCCTCCAGCAGGTCGACCCCCGCGCTGTCGGCGTCGACGACGAACAGCGAGACCCCCTCGCGGTCGCCGTCCGCGCCGCTGGTGCGGACGGGGACGAAGTAGAAGTCGCCGTAGGCCGCGAAGTCGATGAACCGCTTCTCGCCGTTTATCACCCACTCGTCGCCCGCCTTCTCGGCGGTCGTCTCCAGGTTCGCGAGGTCGGTCCCGCTGCCGGGTTCGGTGTAGGCCTGTGAGACCACCAGTTCGCCGTCGAGCATCGGTTCGAGGTACTGCTCGTGGAGGTGGTCGTTCCCGTGGTCGTACAGCGTCCGCCCGATGTGCTGGGTGAGCGAGGTCTGGCAGGCGTGGACGATGGTGCCACAGTAGCCCACCGCTTGCTCGGTCAGCACCGTCTCGACGACGCCCTTCCCGCCGCCCCCGTGGTCGGCGGGGACCGCGACGCCGTTGAAATCCCGCTCGCCCATCCGGGAGACGTACTCCGCCCAGTCCGCGCGCGACTCCTCGTTGTCGTCGAGCGCCTGGAAGTGCTCCCGTCCCAGCCCGTCGGTGAAGACCTCCGTCTGCAGCGTCTCGACGCAGTCCTCGAGGTAGGTCCGTTCCTCGGCCGTCAGTGACGTGTCGGCGCCGATCATGCCTGTGACCACGTGACAGGGGCACATAAACCCGCGCTCGGTGGGGTTTTTGCCGGCGGCCCCGACCCCCGCGTATGCGCGTCAGCGTCATCGGCGGGTCGGCGGTCACGGACGCGGAGTACGAGCGCGCGCGGGCAGTCGGGCGCCTGCTCGGCGAACGGGGTCACGAGCTGGTCTGTGGCGGCCGGGGCGGGGTGATGGAGGCCGCCTGCCGCGGAGTCCAGGAGACGGGCGGCCACGCCATCGCCATCCTCCCGGGCGGGCGGGGCGGGGCCAACGAGTACGTCGACACGGCCATCGCCACCCGGATCGGCAACGCCCGCAACCCGCTCGTGGTGATGAACGGGGACGGCGTGGTCGCGGTCGACGGCGGCCCGGGGACGCTCTCGGAGGTCGGTCACGCGCTGGATTTCGGGCGGCCGGTCGCCGGACTCGGTACCCACCGGGTCGAGGGCGGTGGTATCGACGCGGGGGCGGTCGAGCACGTCGACTCCCCCGAGGCGGCCGTCGACTACGTCGAGCGGGCGGTCCGCGGGGGGTGAACGGGGAGAGGGGGTCGGAGACCGGTTACAGCCAGTCGGCGAAGGAGCCCTCGACGAGCGTGGTGCTCTGGCGGTCGATATACTCGGCCTGCATCCCCCAGACGGCCTCGGCCAGCGGCGCGCCCGCAGCGACGCTGCCGCGGACGTGCTCGTGTTTCCAGCGGGCGGGGGTGGTCCGCCGGTCCAGCCGCTCGCGGAGTGGGCGGATGTACTGGCGGGCCTCCTCGGTTTCGAGCCCGCGGGTCTCGAGCCCGTCCCGGGCGTACTCGAGCAGTTCGCCACAGACCTCGTCGATGGCGGTCGTCTCGGCGCCGTCGGCGGTGACCCAGGTCATGTCGGCCTGCAGGCCGTCACGGCAGGCGGCGTAGAAGTTCTCGCGGGCGGTCTCCCAGTCCAGTCGCCGGACGGGGTGTTGTCGCCGGGTGAGACTCTCCATCAGCCCGGCGAAGACCGCCTCGAAGGCCACGCAGTCACGCAGCGTCGGCTGGGCGGGCAGCGGACGGAACTCGATGCGGGCGTTGGCCGACGAGCGCGAGCCGCCGTCGAAGACCGGACGGACCCACCGCCAGTAGCTGCCGTGTTTGTGCCGGAGGTGGCGAAACCGGTCGTCGAAGCGGTTGCCGTCGGGCACGTCCATCGGGACGATGCAGCTGTCGGTCGCGATGTCGTCGATGGCCTCCTCGACGGTCTCGAAATCGGGCGGAAAACACACCTTCGGTTCCGCGGCGTCGCC comes from Salinirussus salinus and encodes:
- a CDS encoding acyl-CoA dehydrogenase family protein → MIGADTSLTAEERTYLEDCVETLQTEVFTDGLGREHFQALDDNEESRADWAEYVSRMGERDFNGVAVPADHGGGGKGVVETVLTEQAVGYCGTIVHACQTSLTQHIGRTLYDHGNDHLHEQYLEPMLDGELVVSQAYTEPGSGTDLANLETTAEKAGDEWVINGEKRFIDFAAYGDFYFVPVRTSGADGDREGVSLFVVDADSAGVDLLEDQSDWHGFRGTGAAWMRFDNVHVPGANLVGEEGAAWPYITAELNLEHLTVARYCLGASQRALEVAANYTMEREVDDRPLSRLQAVNHEVADMATRLDAAYLLNTRAARVLDREGLGAGRMESAMAKWYGNDLAHEIADTCMQVVGGVATTDKYPLERLQRDVRVGRYLGGASEVMKSIVQHDAYGELADDSFGGKYVGNELEGLPWLGGDGRTAPAANADDD
- a CDS encoding SLOG cluster 4 domain-containing protein, whose product is MRVSVIGGSAVTDAEYERARAVGRLLGERGHELVCGGRGGVMEAACRGVQETGGHAIAILPGGRGGANEYVDTAIATRIGNARNPLVVMNGDGVVAVDGGPGTLSEVGHALDFGRPVAGLGTHRVEGGGIDAGAVEHVDSPEAAVDYVERAVRGG